A genomic segment from Neobacillus sp. YX16 encodes:
- a CDS encoding nuclease-related domain-containing protein — MKERSDSLTLKGLIAAQSRLSTTHPMVSTLASKQSIIEAGIGGEQRVAEVLQKYRFPFKNNIFHDLSLSSDTHFQMDHFFKTPYFGIIFETKNMAGSLEFRDNPPQLIQKREDGQIKYYESPVVQLERNMELMSAWLSQRNIDFPLYGAIVLAYPKQHVEIPPPNTKLLFPNLIPPFIKSLPQEEKGLDTATFNKLSSDILKSHQTYIPKPICDSYQIPEDAIQPGVRCVTCGNIGMIKLPRTWHCPLCKVNNHLAHQGTLVEWFLVVKRTITNRECREFLGVDIHTAKRILQSMDLITCGTYRDRSYRMDFSKKR, encoded by the coding sequence ATGAAAGAACGTTCTGACTCACTCACATTAAAGGGCTTGATTGCTGCCCAAAGCAGGCTTTCCACTACGCATCCTATGGTGTCTACTCTTGCATCAAAACAATCGATTATTGAGGCAGGTATTGGAGGCGAGCAAAGGGTTGCTGAAGTCCTTCAAAAGTACCGATTTCCATTTAAAAACAACATTTTCCACGATTTATCCCTTTCTTCAGATACCCACTTTCAAATGGACCATTTTTTCAAAACACCCTATTTTGGCATTATTTTCGAAACCAAAAATATGGCCGGTAGTTTAGAATTCAGGGATAATCCGCCCCAGCTTATTCAAAAGCGGGAGGACGGACAAATTAAATATTATGAGAGTCCAGTAGTGCAATTAGAACGGAATATGGAGCTTATGTCAGCTTGGCTATCACAGCGTAATATCGATTTCCCTCTTTATGGTGCCATCGTATTAGCCTATCCCAAGCAGCATGTGGAAATTCCCCCACCCAATACCAAGCTATTATTTCCAAACCTGATCCCACCCTTTATCAAAAGTCTTCCACAGGAAGAAAAGGGGCTAGATACCGCCACTTTTAACAAGCTTTCGAGCGACATACTTAAAAGTCATCAAACCTACATACCTAAACCCATCTGTGATTCGTACCAAATTCCAGAAGACGCTATCCAACCAGGGGTGAGGTGTGTAACCTGTGGGAATATCGGGATGATTAAATTGCCAAGGACCTGGCATTGTCCATTATGTAAGGTGAACAATCATCTGGCTCATCAGGGAACCTTAGTCGAGTGGTTTTTAGTGGTTAAAAGAACAATTACCAATCGGGAGTGTCGTGAGTTTTTAGGTGTGGACATACACACTGCTAAGCGAATTTTACAGAGTATGGATTTGATAACCTGTGGCACTTACAGAGATAGGTCCTATAGGATGGATTTTTCTAAAAAAAGGTAA
- a CDS encoding ABC transporter permease subunit, which translates to MNIFLKEMKSHRKSLVFWSIGVFLMVASGMVKYESLSSSGQHMNEMLAGMPKSMLAILGIGDFDISTATGYYGLLFIYLLLMATIHAAMLGATIIAKEERDKTSEFLFVKPVSRNRVITAKLLAAFLNILILNLVTFVSSVGLVGKYSNGEVVTKDIAITIAGMFIVQLLFMVIGSSLAAVKKKSKNAASLATGVLLLTYVISVAIDLNENIESLKYLTPFKYFEAKNVMFGGGFEFIFVLLSGVLITALTVATFLFYKKRDLNV; encoded by the coding sequence ATGAATATATTTTTAAAAGAAATGAAGTCACATCGAAAATCGCTTGTTTTTTGGAGTATTGGTGTTTTTCTAATGGTTGCGTCTGGGATGGTTAAATATGAGAGTTTATCTTCTTCTGGCCAGCACATGAATGAAATGCTGGCGGGTATGCCTAAATCGATGCTTGCCATATTGGGAATAGGTGATTTTGATATTTCAACAGCAACCGGTTATTACGGGTTACTATTCATCTATTTGCTATTAATGGCAACCATTCATGCTGCGATGCTGGGGGCAACGATTATTGCGAAGGAAGAGCGCGACAAAACCTCGGAGTTTTTATTTGTTAAACCCGTCTCAAGAAATCGGGTTATTACAGCAAAATTGCTGGCAGCATTTTTAAATATCCTAATTTTGAACTTGGTTACCTTTGTTTCATCCGTGGGATTGGTAGGGAAATACAGCAATGGTGAAGTGGTTACCAAGGATATTGCGATCACAATAGCTGGTATGTTCATTGTACAGCTCCTATTTATGGTAATCGGCAGCTCCCTTGCAGCTGTTAAAAAGAAATCGAAAAATGCAGCTTCCTTAGCAACCGGTGTTCTTTTGCTTACGTATGTCATCTCGGTTGCGATTGACTTGAATGAAAATATAGAAAGCTTAAAATACCTCACTCCGTTTAAATATTTCGAAGCTAAAAATGTGATGTTTGGCGGAGGGTTTGAGTTCATCTTTGTACTATTATCAGGTGTTCTGATTACTGCTCTTACGGTAGCGACATTTTTATTTTATAAAAAAAGAGATTTGAATGTGTGA
- a CDS encoding TetR/AcrR family transcriptional regulator: protein MFSKFFNLDPEKQDRIINAAIKEFAQKGYDNASTNEIVKEAGISKGLLFHYFKNKKQLFFFLFDYCYNLVADEFYKKVDLGEKDFFKRIRQAVLIKMDLQTKYPDILTFIQEAFMQDSPEIKDEFDKKKQELNAANIGIIYDGIDLSKFRDDVDVQKILKVISWTFEKMSDEELHKAKMVPGHKIDYEKVFLEAEEYFEIFIKCFYK from the coding sequence TTGTTTTCGAAGTTTTTTAATCTGGATCCTGAAAAACAGGATAGAATCATTAACGCTGCAATTAAGGAATTTGCCCAAAAGGGGTATGATAACGCCTCGACAAATGAAATTGTTAAGGAAGCTGGTATTTCAAAGGGACTTCTCTTTCATTATTTTAAAAACAAAAAGCAATTGTTTTTCTTCCTGTTTGATTATTGCTACAACTTGGTTGCCGATGAATTTTATAAAAAGGTCGATTTAGGTGAAAAAGATTTTTTTAAAAGGATTCGCCAGGCCGTCCTTATTAAAATGGATCTTCAAACGAAATATCCAGATATCTTAACGTTTATCCAAGAGGCATTTATGCAGGACTCACCGGAAATAAAAGACGAGTTTGATAAAAAGAAACAGGAACTTAACGCTGCTAACATAGGGATTATCTATGATGGGATCGACCTCTCTAAATTCAGGGATGATGTCGATGTCCAAAAAATATTAAAAGTCATTTCGTGGACGTTTGAAAAAATGAGTGATGAGGAGCTCCACAAGGCAAAAATGGTCCCTGGTCACAAGATTGATTATGAAAAAGTCTTTCTGGAAGCAGAAGAATATTTTGAGATTTTTATTAAATGCTTTTATAAATAG
- a CDS encoding ABC transporter ATP-binding protein, producing the protein MGFLAKYIRKYWKSFSLAVLFLTFEAFSDLMMPTIMAKIIDVGVAGRDIDYVLKMGGLMLLITLFGAVAASTRSIIASNVSQSFGAELRSDLYKKIQTLSFKNIDRFERASLITRLTNDVTQVQVFANGLMRIFVKSPLLAIGGLIMATRLNLHLSVVLIVVVPIVAIFIILNLKLGFPMFSKVQKALDRVNGVMREYLSGVRVVKAFNRFDVEVNKFEKTNDDFKKQSIAATRLMAVFSPAIMLTVNLGIVAVLWIGGFGVTNGNVQVGHIIAFINYMTQILFSLMMISMVFNMFVRAKTSAVRISEVFAQEDDLTWRDEVGEAPVEQGRIDFNKVFFSYEGTSGEPVLKDINLTILPGETVGIIGSTGAGKSTLVGLIPRFYDVSAGSIKVDGEDIHLVDPKRLREKIAFVPQKNILFTGSVEENVKWGKEDASMEEVEKAAEIAGAHDFITSSPEGYQTRIGQGGVNFSGGQKQRISIARALIKNPKILILDDSTSAVDVTTEAGIKAGLKKYAKGLTCLLIAQRITSIMDADKIVVMDHGEIAGIGKHEELLRDCKVYQEIYQSQVGKEVAL; encoded by the coding sequence ATGGGGTTTTTAGCGAAATACATAAGGAAGTATTGGAAGTCTTTTAGCTTAGCAGTATTATTTTTAACCTTTGAAGCCTTTAGTGATTTGATGATGCCAACGATCATGGCAAAAATTATTGATGTCGGTGTTGCAGGCAGAGATATAGATTATGTACTGAAAATGGGTGGATTGATGCTTTTGATTACGCTTTTTGGTGCAGTTGCGGCTTCGACTAGAAGTATCATTGCCAGCAATGTCTCACAAAGCTTTGGGGCCGAGTTAAGGTCGGATTTATATAAGAAAATTCAAACGCTGTCCTTCAAAAATATTGACCGCTTTGAACGCGCGTCGTTAATCACAAGGCTGACAAATGATGTGACTCAAGTGCAGGTTTTTGCGAATGGCTTAATGAGGATTTTTGTTAAATCTCCGTTATTAGCAATCGGGGGATTAATCATGGCGACTCGGCTAAATCTCCACTTATCGGTCGTACTAATTGTCGTTGTCCCGATTGTGGCCATTTTTATCATTCTAAACCTAAAACTTGGATTCCCCATGTTTTCAAAAGTACAAAAGGCACTTGACCGAGTGAATGGTGTCATGCGTGAATACTTGTCCGGGGTGCGTGTTGTCAAAGCGTTCAATCGTTTTGATGTCGAGGTAAACAAGTTTGAGAAAACAAATGATGATTTTAAAAAGCAATCGATTGCTGCCACGAGGCTGATGGCTGTGTTCAGCCCGGCGATTATGCTGACGGTTAACCTCGGAATTGTTGCTGTCCTCTGGATTGGCGGCTTTGGCGTGACAAATGGCAATGTTCAAGTAGGTCATATTATCGCTTTTATCAACTATATGACCCAAATTCTGTTTTCACTGATGATGATTTCGATGGTATTTAATATGTTTGTCCGTGCAAAAACCTCGGCTGTAAGGATTAGCGAAGTATTTGCCCAGGAAGATGATTTAACTTGGAGGGATGAAGTGGGCGAAGCCCCTGTTGAACAAGGAAGAATCGATTTTAACAAAGTTTTCTTTTCTTATGAAGGGACAAGCGGTGAACCTGTGCTAAAGGATATTAACCTGACCATCCTGCCGGGAGAAACAGTCGGAATCATTGGTTCGACAGGCGCTGGTAAAAGCACCCTTGTCGGCTTAATTCCCCGTTTTTATGATGTGAGTGCCGGAAGTATTAAAGTAGATGGTGAGGATATCCACCTTGTGGATCCTAAGAGGCTAAGAGAGAAAATTGCTTTTGTCCCGCAAAAAAACATTCTTTTTACCGGGAGTGTTGAGGAAAACGTTAAATGGGGAAAAGAAGATGCCTCAATGGAAGAAGTTGAAAAAGCGGCAGAGATTGCTGGCGCACATGATTTTATCACCTCCTCCCCTGAAGGGTATCAAACAAGGATCGGTCAAGGCGGAGTTAACTTTTCAGGTGGTCAAAAGCAGCGAATCTCGATTGCGAGGGCATTAATTAAAAATCCCAAGATTTTAATATTAGATGATAGCACCAGTGCGGTTGACGTTACCACAGAGGCAGGTATTAAGGCTGGATTGAAAAAATATGCAAAAGGGCTGACGTGTCTCCTTATTGCTCAGCGAATTACCTCGATTATGGATGCTGATAAAATAGTTGTTATGGATCATGGGGAAATTGCTGGGATCGGAAAACATGAAGAATTATTAAGAGACTGTAAGGTTTACCAGGAAATCTATCAATCACAAGTGGGTAAGGAGGTGGCTCTCTAA
- the pepT gene encoding peptidase T produces the protein MKNEIIERFTSYVKVDTQSNESNDNCPSTPGQLTLANMLVEELKSIGMEEVSIDENGYVMATLPSNTDKEVPTIGFLAHVDTATDFTGTNVNPQIIENYDGNDIQLNPNVIMTTKDFPALPSYKGHTLITTDGTTLLGADNKAGIAEIMTAMAHLIQHPEIKHGKVRVAFTPDEEIGRGPHKFDVAAFNAKYAYTVDGGPLGELEYESFNAAAAKITIKGTNIHPGSAKDKMVNSMKIAMELHSQLPALEAPEHTEGYEGFYHLISFNGDVEQTKMYYIIRDHDKEIFEARKSRMQNIVDLLNERYGKDTILLALKDQYYNMGEKIKPVMEIVDIAQEAMENLDIKPLIKPIRGGTDGSQLSYMGLPTPNIFTGGENFHGKYEFISVDNMIKAANTVIEITKLFEQKA, from the coding sequence GTGAAGAATGAGATTATTGAAAGGTTTACTTCCTATGTAAAGGTGGATACTCAGTCGAATGAGAGCAATGATAACTGTCCTTCGACACCAGGACAGCTCACATTGGCCAACATGCTGGTGGAGGAGTTAAAGTCGATTGGGATGGAAGAGGTAAGTATTGATGAGAACGGGTATGTGATGGCGACCCTGCCATCCAATACGGATAAAGAGGTGCCAACCATTGGGTTCCTAGCTCACGTCGATACAGCAACTGATTTCACGGGCACCAACGTGAACCCGCAAATCATTGAAAACTATGACGGGAATGATATCCAACTTAACCCAAATGTCATCATGACTACGAAGGATTTTCCAGCCCTTCCAAGCTACAAGGGGCACACGCTAATCACAACGGATGGCACGACTCTTCTAGGTGCAGACAACAAAGCGGGGATCGCTGAAATCATGACTGCCATGGCTCACCTGATTCAACATCCAGAAATCAAGCATGGTAAGGTCCGCGTTGCGTTCACGCCGGACGAGGAGATTGGCAGAGGTCCACATAAGTTTGACGTTGCGGCGTTCAATGCCAAGTACGCGTATACGGTGGATGGTGGTCCGCTTGGGGAGTTAGAATACGAAAGCTTCAATGCGGCGGCAGCGAAAATCACCATCAAAGGAACCAATATCCATCCAGGTTCAGCGAAAGACAAAATGGTGAATTCAATGAAGATTGCCATGGAATTACATAGCCAGCTGCCCGCACTCGAAGCACCTGAACATACGGAAGGTTATGAAGGCTTCTACCACTTGATTTCCTTCAATGGTGATGTCGAGCAAACGAAGATGTACTATATTATCCGTGACCATGACAAGGAAATTTTCGAAGCAAGAAAAAGCAGGATGCAAAACATTGTCGACCTTCTTAATGAAAGATACGGCAAAGATACCATTCTTCTAGCATTAAAGGACCAATATTACAATATGGGTGAAAAAATCAAACCGGTAATGGAGATCGTCGACATCGCTCAAGAGGCAATGGAGAACCTCGACATTAAACCGCTCATCAAACCAATCCGCGGCGGTACAGATGGCTCTCAACTTTCTTACATGGGGCTTCCAACTCCAAATATTTTTACCGGCGGGGAAAACTTCCACGGAAAGTATGAATTTATTTCCGTAGATAACATGATAAAGGCAGCAAACACCGTCATCGAAATTACGAAACTTTTCGAACAAAAGGCATAA
- a CDS encoding ABC transporter ATP-binding protein, with protein sequence MNVIEIKNLTKTYGKARGISDISFNVEEGEIFGFIGPNGAGKSTTIRTLLSLIYPTSGSATIFGKDSVRFAPEIKKEIGYLPSEVFYYDNMKVKDLLNYSASFYKKDCSKRIKELAEIMNLDLNKRIDDLSLGNKKKVGIVQGLLHEPKLIILDEPTSGLDPLMQQKFFELLEEENRKGATILFSSHILTEVQRLCNRVAIIKEGKIVTVEKISTLKENTYKKFKIETKAKPNPEYFNLAGVNKLETKENMTSFLFKGNINEVMKKIADIEISNLWIEEPDLEEIFMHYYEKEA encoded by the coding sequence ATGAATGTGATTGAGATTAAGAATCTAACAAAGACTTACGGCAAAGCAAGAGGTATTAGCGACATCAGCTTTAACGTTGAGGAAGGCGAGATTTTTGGCTTTATCGGTCCAAATGGTGCCGGGAAATCGACTACGATTCGGACCCTCCTTTCACTCATTTACCCTACCAGCGGCAGTGCGACTATTTTTGGAAAGGATTCTGTCCGATTTGCTCCTGAAATCAAAAAGGAAATTGGCTATTTGCCATCTGAAGTCTTTTATTACGACAATATGAAGGTGAAGGATCTATTAAACTATTCAGCTAGTTTTTATAAAAAAGACTGTAGTAAGAGAATAAAAGAGTTGGCTGAGATCATGAATTTGGACCTCAACAAAAGAATTGACGACCTTTCACTGGGAAATAAAAAGAAGGTTGGAATTGTTCAGGGGCTGCTTCATGAGCCGAAACTGATTATTCTTGATGAACCAACGAGTGGATTAGACCCTCTCATGCAGCAGAAGTTCTTTGAATTGCTTGAGGAAGAGAATAGAAAAGGCGCGACGATTCTATTTTCCTCTCATATTTTAACGGAGGTTCAGCGCTTATGTAATCGTGTGGCGATTATTAAAGAGGGCAAGATTGTAACAGTTGAAAAGATCAGCACTTTAAAGGAAAACACCTATAAAAAGTTCAAGATAGAAACAAAAGCGAAGCCAAATCCTGAGTATTTCAACCTCGCAGGAGTAAATAAGTTAGAAACAAAGGAAAACATGACAAGCTTTTTATTCAAAGGAAATATTAACGAAGTCATGAAAAAAATAGCGGACATTGAAATTAGTAATCTATGGATTGAAGAGCCGGACCTTGAGGAGATTTTCATGCATTACTACGAGAAGGAGGCATAA
- a CDS encoding ABC transporter ATP-binding protein, with translation MSKEANQSSNAPPSLSLPGRPGFGGHRRGAPIVKPKNFKETMRRLWHYFGNEKKMLSIVFLFILFSSALSLLSPFLIGKAVDAISLDNKVDFSFLEVMIVILISAYILDGVLTFMQGWLMAGVSQRIVKRLRDALFRKLQNLPVSFFDKRTHGELMSRLSNDIDNVSSTISQSTTQLMSGVIVIMGSFIMMLILSPILTVASLLTVPLVFLLTKTIAKRTSVYFKDQQIQLGKLNGQIEETISGIEVVKAFNHEDKVISEFEEVNQKLREVGLKAQIWSGFLMPIMNVINNLGFAIVAVTGGFLAVKGMITIGAIASFITYSRQFVRPLNDLAQIFNMLQSGVAGAERVFEILDEQEEPDDRKDAIVLDKPKGQVVFENVSFGYRGDVPILKNVSFESDIGSSTALVGPTGAGKTTIVNLLTRFYDVTEGRILLDGHDIREYTRDSLRSCFGFVLQDTYLFSGSIKENIKYGKPSASDEEVVTAAKMANADSFIRRLPNQYDTTLSENGGNLSQGQRQLIAIARVILAKPAVLILDEATSSIDTRTELHIQEALLTLMEGRTSFIIAHRLNTIRDADSIMVIEKGQILEKGSHGELMNQQGKYHNMFFNQFKNVEISVD, from the coding sequence ATGTCGAAGGAAGCAAATCAATCAAGTAACGCACCACCTTCCCTCTCACTTCCAGGAAGACCTGGCTTTGGAGGCCATCGCCGGGGCGCCCCAATTGTAAAACCAAAGAACTTTAAAGAGACGATGCGAAGGTTATGGCATTATTTTGGCAATGAGAAAAAAATGCTTAGCATTGTGTTTTTGTTCATTCTTTTTAGTTCAGCACTATCGCTGCTCTCTCCGTTCTTAATCGGAAAAGCGGTTGATGCCATAAGCCTTGACAACAAAGTTGATTTTAGTTTTCTTGAAGTAATGATCGTTATCCTTATCTCGGCCTATATTTTAGATGGTGTATTGACGTTTATGCAGGGCTGGCTAATGGCCGGTGTCTCACAGCGAATTGTAAAAAGGCTTCGGGATGCATTGTTTAGAAAACTCCAAAACCTCCCCGTCTCCTTTTTTGACAAACGGACACATGGAGAATTGATGAGCAGGCTTTCAAATGATATCGATAATGTCAGCAGTACCATCTCACAATCGACGACACAGCTGATGTCAGGTGTCATTGTGATTATGGGTTCGTTTATTATGATGCTGATTCTTAGTCCGATTTTGACAGTGGCGAGCTTACTGACCGTTCCCCTTGTCTTTCTCTTAACTAAGACGATTGCCAAAAGAACAAGTGTCTACTTTAAGGATCAGCAAATCCAGCTTGGGAAGTTAAATGGACAAATTGAAGAAACGATTTCGGGTATAGAGGTTGTTAAAGCATTTAATCATGAGGATAAGGTTATTTCTGAATTTGAAGAGGTCAATCAAAAGCTGCGTGAGGTTGGCCTTAAGGCGCAAATTTGGTCCGGCTTTCTTATGCCCATCATGAACGTGATTAATAATTTAGGCTTTGCGATTGTGGCGGTTACGGGAGGATTTCTTGCTGTAAAGGGCATGATTACCATCGGTGCGATTGCAAGTTTTATTACCTATTCGAGGCAGTTTGTCCGGCCGCTCAACGACCTTGCCCAAATTTTCAACATGCTGCAATCCGGTGTAGCCGGTGCCGAGCGAGTTTTTGAAATTCTCGATGAGCAAGAGGAGCCTGATGATAGAAAGGATGCCATTGTGTTAGACAAGCCAAAAGGGCAAGTTGTTTTTGAAAACGTCAGCTTCGGCTATCGCGGCGATGTACCGATTTTAAAAAATGTTAGTTTTGAAAGTGATATTGGGAGCAGTACGGCATTAGTCGGCCCGACTGGAGCGGGAAAAACGACGATTGTTAATTTGTTGACACGTTTTTATGATGTCACCGAGGGCAGAATTTTGTTAGATGGCCATGATATTAGAGAATATACACGTGACAGCTTGAGAAGCTGTTTTGGATTTGTTCTGCAGGATACCTATCTGTTTTCAGGTAGTATTAAGGAGAATATTAAGTATGGAAAGCCTTCGGCAAGTGATGAAGAGGTCGTCACTGCTGCGAAAATGGCCAATGCGGATTCTTTTATAAGACGATTGCCCAATCAGTATGATACAACCCTTTCAGAAAACGGCGGAAACTTAAGTCAAGGGCAGCGCCAGTTGATTGCCATTGCCAGGGTTATTCTTGCAAAGCCCGCAGTACTGATACTAGACGAGGCAACAAGCAGTATTGATACCCGTACCGAGCTTCATATTCAAGAGGCGCTGTTAACCTTAATGGAGGGGCGTACTAGTTTTATTATCGCTCACCGGTTAAACACGATTCGTGATGCGGATAGCATTATGGTAATTGAAAAAGGACAAATCCTAGAAAAAGGAAGTCACGGTGAACTCATGAACCAGCAGGGGAAATATCATAATATGTTCTTTAACCAATTTAAAAATGTTGAAATCTCTGTAGATTAA
- a CDS encoding LysR family transcriptional regulator, protein MELRQIQYFMEVAKREHVTEAALALHVAQSAVSRQIFNLETELGVNLFIREGRNVKLTMIGQMFLEHMEQAMKVIEEAQREIKEYLDPMKGTIRIGFPSSLASHTLPTTISAFREHYPQVKFQLKQGSYIELIEGVINGDFDMALIGPVPKQEKKVLGTTLFTDNIVALLPSTHPLANQKAIKLNQLREDSYVLFPKEYVLREIIVRACEQIGFQPKVSFEGVDTDSIKGLVSAGLGITLIPEITLVDGFPRSTVKIPIIEPEVSRTVGVIIPRERKLLPTVRLFYEFLKDFFSRLDRYQM, encoded by the coding sequence TTGGAATTACGACAAATTCAATACTTTATGGAAGTGGCCAAGAGAGAACATGTTACGGAGGCAGCGTTGGCTCTGCATGTGGCTCAATCAGCTGTCAGCAGGCAAATTTTCAATTTGGAAACAGAGCTCGGTGTGAACTTATTTATCCGTGAGGGACGAAATGTCAAACTCACAATGATCGGACAGATGTTTCTAGAGCACATGGAACAAGCGATGAAGGTGATTGAGGAGGCACAACGGGAAATTAAAGAATACCTAGATCCCATGAAAGGTACGATTCGAATTGGTTTTCCCAGCAGCTTGGCGTCCCATACCCTTCCCACAACCATCTCAGCCTTTCGTGAACACTATCCTCAGGTGAAATTTCAACTAAAACAAGGCTCATATATCGAACTGATTGAGGGGGTTATTAATGGTGACTTTGATATGGCTTTAATTGGTCCTGTTCCAAAACAGGAAAAGAAGGTGTTAGGGACAACATTATTTACAGATAATATTGTGGCGCTCTTGCCCTCTACTCATCCTTTAGCCAATCAGAAAGCGATAAAATTAAATCAACTGCGTGAGGATTCCTATGTTTTGTTTCCAAAGGAATATGTATTACGAGAAATCATTGTTCGTGCTTGTGAGCAGATTGGCTTTCAGCCAAAGGTGTCCTTCGAAGGGGTAGATACTGACTCGATAAAAGGATTGGTATCAGCAGGTCTCGGTATCACCTTAATTCCTGAAATCACGCTGGTGGATGGATTTCCCAGGTCAACCGTTAAGATACCGATTATTGAGCCTGAGGTTAGCCGTACGGTCGGAGTTATTATCCCGAGGGAACGTAAGCTGCTCCCTACGGTCAGGCTCTTTTATGAATTCTTAAAGGATTTCTTTTCTAGATTAGACCGATATCAAATGTAA
- a CDS encoding ABC transporter permease subunit, whose protein sequence is MNILLHELRAYRKSTIIWTISLIAIVALFMSLFPSFTKDAEEFTKLLEGYPAPLREAFGINLDNFFSILGFYCYGLSFVTLCGAIQAMNLGTSIVSKEVREKTADFLLTKPVTRTAVLINKLLAALISIILTNIVYIAAATFIASQVKTEEFSVSIFILLSLTVFFVQLIFLAIGIIISVIVPKIKSVLTISLATVFAFYFLGMFSATSGDEVKRYLSPFKYFDTAYIIEKSSYEASFLITGAVVIVLAIGASFIVYAKKDIHSV, encoded by the coding sequence ATGAATATTTTGTTGCATGAATTGAGGGCTTATCGAAAGTCTACAATCATTTGGACGATATCATTAATTGCCATAGTAGCTTTATTTATGTCACTTTTTCCTTCTTTTACAAAGGATGCAGAGGAGTTTACAAAGCTGCTTGAAGGGTATCCGGCACCACTAAGAGAAGCATTCGGGATTAATCTCGATAATTTCTTTTCGATTCTTGGATTCTACTGTTATGGGCTTTCCTTTGTAACACTTTGCGGAGCGATTCAGGCTATGAATCTAGGAACGAGTATAGTCAGTAAAGAGGTTCGCGAAAAAACAGCTGATTTTCTGCTAACAAAGCCTGTTACACGGACCGCTGTTTTGATTAACAAATTATTGGCGGCACTGATTTCAATTATTCTAACCAATATTGTTTATATAGCCGCGGCCACATTCATTGCCTCACAAGTGAAAACGGAGGAGTTTAGCGTGAGTATTTTTATCCTCCTTTCATTGACGGTCTTTTTCGTACAGTTGATTTTTTTAGCTATAGGGATCATCATTTCTGTGATTGTACCTAAGATAAAATCTGTGTTGACGATTTCGCTCGCAACCGTTTTTGCCTTTTACTTTTTAGGAATGTTTAGTGCTACTTCCGGTGATGAAGTGAAACGATATCTTTCTCCCTTTAAATATTTTGACACGGCTTATATCATCGAAAAGTCTAGTTACGAAGCTTCCTTTTTGATTACCGGAGCAGTTGTTATTGTTTTAGCTATTGGGGCTAGCTTTATCGTATATGCCAAAAAGGATATTCACTCGGTTTAA
- a CDS encoding ASCH domain-containing protein has translation MQNENTTLPPKSCSIERLVTMESDVKLVLSGKKTATRRNGRYADPGEIMTLEGRQFIVDRVYSQSLGELTDNDARSEGFSTVEEYKQSILAYHPGMPWLPHMRVWVHEFRPLED, from the coding sequence ATGCAAAATGAAAACACTACGCTGCCGCCAAAATCATGCTCAATTGAACGTTTAGTTACCATGGAAAGTGATGTAAAATTGGTGCTTTCCGGTAAGAAGACAGCAACAAGACGAAATGGAAGATATGCAGATCCAGGAGAAATCATGACGTTAGAAGGACGTCAATTTATTGTGGACCGAGTTTACTCACAAAGCTTAGGTGAACTGACAGATAATGACGCACGCAGTGAGGGTTTCTCAACGGTTGAAGAATATAAGCAATCGATTCTTGCCTATCACCCTGGAATGCCGTGGCTTCCGCATATGCGTGTTTGGGTTCATGAGTTTCGCCCTCTAGAAGATTAA